Proteins found in one Pieris napi chromosome 6, ilPieNapi1.2, whole genome shotgun sequence genomic segment:
- the LOC125050262 gene encoding piggyBac transposable element-derived protein 3-like produces MIQGQIMVSDTEEEPSDSTGRTKRRRTYAWRKRDLAKNLKIEEHYSVDEAMIPYYGRHGCKQHIKGKPIRYGFKAWVGATRLGYVLWMEPYQGAKTMCNPIYKELGLGASVVLTFCDVLISRGFDLPYHVVFDNFFTGTPLLEEITKKGLRCTGTVRENRTSSCPLITSKLLKKKERGAVDYRTTHDNTFIIAKWHDNNIFSIASNAVGINPKQSAKRFSQSEKRNIVIEEPHIVSIYNKYMGGVDRSDENISHYRIGIRGKKWYMPLLTHMIDLAEHNAWQLYKINHGKLDHLGFRRRVAIALIESNRKNAKRGPSRPSHHEHADSRKDQMNHLVIPQSKQTRCRQCHKKCLTRCKKCDVGVCVKCFETYHS; encoded by the exons ATGATTCAAGGGCAGATTATGGTGAGTGATACAGAAGAAGAACCTTCTGATTCTACAGGTCGAACTAAACGTAGGCGTACCTACGCATGGAGAAAACGGGACTTGGCAAAAAATC TGAAAA TTGAAGAGCATTACAGTGTAGATGAGGCCATGATCCCCTACTATGGTAGACATGGCTGCAAACAGCACATAAAAGGTAAACCTATTAGGTACGGGTTCAAAGCTTGGGTTGGTGCTACACGGTTAGGGTATGTTTTATGGATGGAACCATACCAAGGTGCTAAAACTATGTGCAATCCAATATATAAAGAATTGGGGCTGGGTGCAAGCGTTGTTCTCACTTTTTGCGATGTGCTGATTTCACGTGGCTTCGACCTTCCTTACCACGtagtttttgataatttttttactgggACGCCCTTGCTGGAAGAGATAACAAAGAAAGGCCTTCGTTGCACTGGGACAGTTCGAGAAAACAGGACATCTAGTTGTCCTCTGATTACATCGAAGTTACTGAAAAAAAAGGAACGTGGTGCTGTCGATTACAGAACGACACATGACAACACGTTCATTATTGCTAAATGGCAtgacaataatatattcaGTATTGCTTCTAATGCTGTAGGAATAAATCCTAAACAATCTGCCAAACGCTTCTCACAAAGTGAAAAGAGAAACATTGTCATAGAAGAACCACATATAGTGTCCatctataacaaatatatggGAGGAGTGGATCGGTctgatgaaaatatttcacatTACCGAATTGGTATACGAGGTAAGAAATGGTACATGCCGTTGCTCACACACATGATCGATCTTGCCGAACATAATGCATGgcagttatataaaataaatcatggAAAACTGGATCATCTTGGCTTTCGCAGAAGGGTAGCAATTGCTTTGATTGAATCAAACAGAAAAAATGCCAAAAGAGGGCCTAGCCGACCCTCCCATCATGAACATGCTGATAGTCGTAAAGACCAAATGAATCATCTGGTTATTCCTCAATCGAAGCAAACACGCTGTCGTCAATGTCACAAAAAATGTTTGACACGTTGCAAGAAATGTGATGTTGGAGTGTGTGTCAAGTGTTTTGAAACATATCATTCATAA